From a region of the Phaseolus vulgaris cultivar G19833 chromosome 6, P. vulgaris v2.0, whole genome shotgun sequence genome:
- the LOC137832161 gene encoding E3 ubiquitin-protein ligase UPL5-like isoform X2, whose product MSGAEEGSENPLRCPFQFFVRTVSTGPSIVMTGYPEETVKSVLVKIAWVTGMPLRELRVIYKGKQLQLEKALVECGIENDSNLNIVGHLRSGLYPAASRSVDYLLSLLAHASSNTRCACEALKTVKAVSTRHFSLPGFVELFAVSNAPAMLASFYHSPRGSGTRQLAESCITNFMSCARAKNWQSVSTGVVMEFCKQLRQFGRGGHDHLYLSCRKTLGLLLNTIGVSYDFGSVERRVSLHDVFSFVPELVDALLVGLDNNKRCWSTITTPSSEEVSDLTIFLAPLRNAIILQKQLLGGFVIGDDGKCSVEKEDDQLLAEEVDYLRLVFVRLLSKMDECFRCMAVCLAGKESGWTDFVLCPSWSEYLSILKDLYDTSKVFDDAEEMFWTVLRFHKNMLSALVVGFVRRDGDHRWVLDNKSVTNFECRRHLAMMLFPTANEDFDMFHEMLIDRSQVLVESFEYIRRANPESLRSGLFIEFKNEEATGPGVLREWFALVCRRIFDPRRVLFVACPNDGRRFYPNSEDIRDTDPCLYRSCKQILEMDADFIDTDALGLTFVRELEELGCRKVVELCPNGKNILLNSQNREHYVDLLIQNCFVTSISEQVSNFAQGFADILSSSKLKQFFQCLELEDLDWMLHGSENTISIEDWKAHTMYKGYKESDCQISWFWEIVRRMSAQQRRILIFFWTSVKYLPVEGFCGLSSPLFICKTAESSNRLPSSHTCFYQLFLPKYPSIAVMQDHFGVITQEHIACSFGIS is encoded by the exons ATGTCTGGCGCAGAAGAAGGCTCCGAGAATCCGTTGCGGTGTCCGTTTCAGTTCTTCGTCCGCACGGTGTCGACGGGGCCCAGCATAGTGATGACCGGTTACCCGGAAGAAACAGTGAAATCTGTCCTTGTGAAGATCGCGTGGGTGACGGGAATGCCGCTGAGAGAACTGAGAGTGATATACAAGGGAAAACAGCTTCAATTGGAGAAGGCTCTGGTAGAGTGCGGCATCGAGAACGATTCCAATCTCAACATCGTTGGTCACTTGCGCAGCGGATTGTACCCCGCGGCGTCGCGCTCTGTCGACTATCTGCTCTCCCTGCTCGCGCACGCCTCCAGCAACACGCGGTGCGCGTGTGAGGCCTTGAAGACCGTGAAGGCTGTCTCCACGCGCCACTTCAGCCTCCCCGGTTTCGTGGAGCTCTTCGCGGTCTCTAATGCCCCCGCAATGCTGGCCTCGTTCTACCACTCGCCACGTGGATCGGGTACCAGGCAACTTGCCGAGTCTTGCATAACCAATTTCATGAGTTGCGCGCGCGCGAAGAATTGGCAGAGTGTTTCCACTGGTGTGGTGATGGAGTTTTGCAAGCAGCTTAGACAGTTTGGGCGTGGAGGCCATGATCATTTGTACCTTTCGTGTAGAAAAACTTTGGGGCTTTTGTTGAATACAATTGGGGTTTCCTATGATTTTGGGAGTGTGGAAAGGAGGGTTTCGCTTCACGATGTTTTTTCCTTTGTTCCTGAGCTTGTGGATGCCTTGTTAGTGGGCTTGGATAATAATAAACGGTGTTGGAGTACCATCACGACGCCTTCGTCAGAAGAGGTTTCGGATTTGACAATATTCTTGGCCCCTTTGAGGAATGCAATTATTCTTCAGAAGCAATTGTTGGGGGGTTTTGTGATTGGTGATGATGGAAAATGTAGTGTGGAGAAGGAGGATGATCAGTTGCTTGCGGAAGAAGTTGATTATCTTCGGCTTGTGTTTGTTCGGCTGTTGAGCAAAATGGATGAGTGTTTTCGCTGCATGGCGGTATGCTTGGCGGGCAAGGAATCTGGTTGGACGGATTTTGTTCTCTGTCCCTCATGGTCTGAATATCTTAGTATCTTGAAGGATTTGTATGATACTTCTAAGGTCTTTGATGATGCGGAGGAAATGTTTTGGACAGTTTTGAGGTTTCATAAGAATATGCTGTCTGCGCTTGTTGTTGGGTTTGTGAGGAGAGATGGTGATCATCGATGGGTTCTTGATAACAAGAGTGTGACCAATTTTGAGTGTAGGAGGCATTTGGCGATGATGCTGTTCCCTACTGCAAACGAAGACTTTGACATGTTTCATGAGATGCTTATTGACAGGTCTCAGGTACTGGTGGAGTCTTTTGAGTACATAAGACGAGCGAACCCGGAGTCACTCCGTTCTGGTCTGTTTATAGAATTCAAAAATGAGGAAGCTACAGGACCGGGTGTGTTGCGGGAGTGGTTTGCTCTGGTGTGTCGAAGAATATTTGATCCACGACGTGTTCTTTTTGTGGCTTGCCCGAATGACGGCAGGAGATTTTATCCAAATTCTG AAGATATACGGGATACAGATCCTTGCTTGTACAGAAGCTGCAAGCAAATATTGGAGATGGATGCTGATTTCATTGATACGGATGCATTAGGACTGACATTTGTTAGAGAGTTGGAGGAATTAGGATGCAGGAAAGTTGTTGAGCTATGTCCTAATGGGAAAAACATTTTATTGAATAGTCAGAACAGGGAGCACTATGTTGATCTTCTCATACAGAATTGTTTTGTAACATCCATATCTGAGCAGGTGTCAAATTTTGCCCAGGGTTTTGCTGATATTCTTTCCAGCTCAAAGCTTAAACAGTTCTTCCAATGTTTAGAGCTTGAAGATCTTGATTGGATGCTGCATGGGAGTGAAAATACAATCTCTATTGAAGATTGGAAGGCACATACCATGTACAAGGGCTATAAAGAGTCTGATTGTCAGATATCTTGGTTTTGGGAG ATTGTTAGGAGAATGTCAGCACAACAAAGGAGGATTCTGATTTTCTTTTGGACATCTGTGAAATATTTACCAGTTGAAGGATTCTGTGGTTTGTCTTCCCCTCTATTCATTTGCAAGACTGCAGAATCTAGCAATCGCCTGCCCTCATCTCACACATGTTTTTACCAGCTGTTTTTACCTAAGTATCCATCTATTGCTGTTATGCAAGATCACTTTGGAGTCATCACTCAAGAACACATTGCTTGTAGTTTTGGTATTAGTTAA
- the LOC137832167 gene encoding fruit protein pKIWI501-like gives MASVEVAQQVPATVQDTEATEVTKTLEATPEQVATEVPAPEQPAAEVPAPEQPADEVPAPESTTEEPKKESAEAAAETTTEETPDGTTTEVPVEVVSEERETKETEEAKAEEEKSAEEKTDEVKEEATAEETTTETEAATTKEEKPAEPAEEVAVVEKAEA, from the exons ATGGCCAGTGTTGAG GTTGCACAGCAAGTACCAGCAACAGTGCAAGATACTGAAGCAACAGAGGTAACCAAGACCCTGGAAGCAACCCCGGAACAAGTAGCCACTGAGGTTCCTGCCCCAGAACAACCAGCTGCCGAGGTTCCTGCCCCAGAACAACCAGCCGATGAGGTTCCTGCCCCAGAATCTACCACCGAAGAACCAAAGAAGGAAAGCGCCGAAGCAGCAGCAGAAACAACTACAGAAGAAACCCCAGATGGTACAACAACCGAAGTTCCAGTTGAAGTTGTGAGCGAAGAGAGAGAGACAAAGGAGACAGAGGAAGCGAAGGCAGAGGAAGAGAAGTCAGCAGAAGAGAAAACTGACGAAGTGAAAGAAGAGGCAACAGCAGAGGAGACCACTACTGAAACGGAAGCAGCAACCACAAAGGAAGAGAAACCCGCTGAGCCAGCGGAAGAGGTTGCTGTTGTTGAGAAAGCTGAAGCTTAG
- the LOC137832161 gene encoding E3 ubiquitin-protein ligase UPL5-like isoform X1: MSGAEEGSENPLRCPFQFFVRTVSTGPSIVMTGYPEETVKSVLVKIAWVTGMPLRELRVIYKGKQLQLEKALVECGIENDSNLNIVGHLRSGLYPAASRSVDYLLSLLAHASSNTRCACEALKTVKAVSTRHFSLPGFVELFAVSNAPAMLASFYHSPRGSGTRQLAESCITNFMSCARAKNWQSVSTGVVMEFCKQLRQFGRGGHDHLYLSCRKTLGLLLNTIGVSYDFGSVERRVSLHDVFSFVPELVDALLVGLDNNKRCWSTITTPSSEEVSDLTIFLAPLRNAIILQKQLLGGFVIGDDGKCSVEKEDDQLLAEEVDYLRLVFVRLLSKMDECFRCMAVCLAGKESGWTDFVLCPSWSEYLSILKDLYDTSKVFDDAEEMFWTVLRFHKNMLSALVVGFVRRDGDHRWVLDNKSVTNFECRRHLAMMLFPTANEDFDMFHEMLIDRSQVLVESFEYIRRANPESLRSGLFIEFKNEEATGPGVLREWFALVCRRIFDPRRVLFVACPNDGRRFYPNSASKVHPRHLEYFRFAGRIIALALLKKVQVGIVFDRVFFLQLAGLRVTLEDIRDTDPCLYRSCKQILEMDADFIDTDALGLTFVRELEELGCRKVVELCPNGKNILLNSQNREHYVDLLIQNCFVTSISEQVSNFAQGFADILSSSKLKQFFQCLELEDLDWMLHGSENTISIEDWKAHTMYKGYKESDCQISWFWEIVRRMSAQQRRILIFFWTSVKYLPVEGFCGLSSPLFICKTAESSNRLPSSHTCFYQLFLPKYPSIAVMQDHFGVITQEHIACSFGIS, from the exons ATGTCTGGCGCAGAAGAAGGCTCCGAGAATCCGTTGCGGTGTCCGTTTCAGTTCTTCGTCCGCACGGTGTCGACGGGGCCCAGCATAGTGATGACCGGTTACCCGGAAGAAACAGTGAAATCTGTCCTTGTGAAGATCGCGTGGGTGACGGGAATGCCGCTGAGAGAACTGAGAGTGATATACAAGGGAAAACAGCTTCAATTGGAGAAGGCTCTGGTAGAGTGCGGCATCGAGAACGATTCCAATCTCAACATCGTTGGTCACTTGCGCAGCGGATTGTACCCCGCGGCGTCGCGCTCTGTCGACTATCTGCTCTCCCTGCTCGCGCACGCCTCCAGCAACACGCGGTGCGCGTGTGAGGCCTTGAAGACCGTGAAGGCTGTCTCCACGCGCCACTTCAGCCTCCCCGGTTTCGTGGAGCTCTTCGCGGTCTCTAATGCCCCCGCAATGCTGGCCTCGTTCTACCACTCGCCACGTGGATCGGGTACCAGGCAACTTGCCGAGTCTTGCATAACCAATTTCATGAGTTGCGCGCGCGCGAAGAATTGGCAGAGTGTTTCCACTGGTGTGGTGATGGAGTTTTGCAAGCAGCTTAGACAGTTTGGGCGTGGAGGCCATGATCATTTGTACCTTTCGTGTAGAAAAACTTTGGGGCTTTTGTTGAATACAATTGGGGTTTCCTATGATTTTGGGAGTGTGGAAAGGAGGGTTTCGCTTCACGATGTTTTTTCCTTTGTTCCTGAGCTTGTGGATGCCTTGTTAGTGGGCTTGGATAATAATAAACGGTGTTGGAGTACCATCACGACGCCTTCGTCAGAAGAGGTTTCGGATTTGACAATATTCTTGGCCCCTTTGAGGAATGCAATTATTCTTCAGAAGCAATTGTTGGGGGGTTTTGTGATTGGTGATGATGGAAAATGTAGTGTGGAGAAGGAGGATGATCAGTTGCTTGCGGAAGAAGTTGATTATCTTCGGCTTGTGTTTGTTCGGCTGTTGAGCAAAATGGATGAGTGTTTTCGCTGCATGGCGGTATGCTTGGCGGGCAAGGAATCTGGTTGGACGGATTTTGTTCTCTGTCCCTCATGGTCTGAATATCTTAGTATCTTGAAGGATTTGTATGATACTTCTAAGGTCTTTGATGATGCGGAGGAAATGTTTTGGACAGTTTTGAGGTTTCATAAGAATATGCTGTCTGCGCTTGTTGTTGGGTTTGTGAGGAGAGATGGTGATCATCGATGGGTTCTTGATAACAAGAGTGTGACCAATTTTGAGTGTAGGAGGCATTTGGCGATGATGCTGTTCCCTACTGCAAACGAAGACTTTGACATGTTTCATGAGATGCTTATTGACAGGTCTCAGGTACTGGTGGAGTCTTTTGAGTACATAAGACGAGCGAACCCGGAGTCACTCCGTTCTGGTCTGTTTATAGAATTCAAAAATGAGGAAGCTACAGGACCGGGTGTGTTGCGGGAGTGGTTTGCTCTGGTGTGTCGAAGAATATTTGATCCACGACGTGTTCTTTTTGTGGCTTGCCCGAATGACGGCAGGAGATTTTATCCAAATTCTG CATCTAAGGTACATCCTCGGCACCTTGAATACTTTAGGTTTGCTGGTCGAATTATTGCATTGGCTTTGTTGAAAAAGGTGCAAGTTGGTATTGTTTTTGATCGTGTATTTTTCTTACAATTGGCTGGACTTCGTGTTACCTTAGAAGATATACGGGATACAGATCCTTGCTTGTACAGAAGCTGCAAGCAAATATTGGAGATGGATGCTGATTTCATTGATACGGATGCATTAGGACTGACATTTGTTAGAGAGTTGGAGGAATTAGGATGCAGGAAAGTTGTTGAGCTATGTCCTAATGGGAAAAACATTTTATTGAATAGTCAGAACAGGGAGCACTATGTTGATCTTCTCATACAGAATTGTTTTGTAACATCCATATCTGAGCAGGTGTCAAATTTTGCCCAGGGTTTTGCTGATATTCTTTCCAGCTCAAAGCTTAAACAGTTCTTCCAATGTTTAGAGCTTGAAGATCTTGATTGGATGCTGCATGGGAGTGAAAATACAATCTCTATTGAAGATTGGAAGGCACATACCATGTACAAGGGCTATAAAGAGTCTGATTGTCAGATATCTTGGTTTTGGGAG ATTGTTAGGAGAATGTCAGCACAACAAAGGAGGATTCTGATTTTCTTTTGGACATCTGTGAAATATTTACCAGTTGAAGGATTCTGTGGTTTGTCTTCCCCTCTATTCATTTGCAAGACTGCAGAATCTAGCAATCGCCTGCCCTCATCTCACACATGTTTTTACCAGCTGTTTTTACCTAAGTATCCATCTATTGCTGTTATGCAAGATCACTTTGGAGTCATCACTCAAGAACACATTGCTTGTAGTTTTGGTATTAGTTAA